In Torulaspora delbrueckii CBS 1146 chromosome 1, complete genome, one genomic interval encodes:
- the GAS4 gene encoding 1,3-beta-glucanosyltransferase (similar to Saccharomyces cerevisiae GAS4 (YOL132W); ancestral locus Anc_3.34) → MIRQMTLSVLFLILGLAQFARGDVDHIEVKGKQFFNSRTGEPFYIRGVDYQPGGSSDVSEKKDPLSDPEACARDIVLFQELGINTVRIYSVNPDLNHDKCMTILATAGIYLILDVNSPMENQHLNRYQPWTTYNEIYLEHVLKVVEQFSHYDNTLGFFAGNEIVNDEQSAKHSPPYIKAVVKDMKKYIKKNSPRIIPVGYSAADDLFYRVPLSYYLECCEDPDDDISVDFYGVNSYQWCGVQTMESSGYDELVEAYKNFTKPVFFSEFGCNEVLPRQFDEIKALYSKDMCGIFSGGLLYEFTQGPNNYGLVDLDSDGNVRLLDDFTTLKNHYNTTKMPSKSDLEQAITADNTLTKLDESQRNVAICQKSYENLKIDGKVASGLADNLIKKGVTVDHGNYVDLNDDDLTTKFEILNANGDEWKGSKSIRKVNHMTASERSRGTSENPNGGTTGVGSRGSKNHAVKSLSVPFKIMPIVLAHMLYHFLV, encoded by the coding sequence ATGATCAGACAGATGACGTTGTCAGTTTTATTCCTAATCTTAGGTTTGGCCCAGTTCGCTCGAGGTGACGTCGACCATATTGAGGTAAAGGGCAAACAATTTTTTAATTCTAGAACCGGCGAACCATTTTACATTAGAGGTGTTGATTACCAACCCGGTGGCTCTTCCGATGTCagtgagaagaaagaccCTTTGTCTGACCCAGAAGCGTGTGCTCGTGATATTGTGTTGTTTCAAGAACTAGGGATTAATACTGTTCGGATTTATTCCGTCAATCCAGACTTGAATCATGATAAATGTATGACGATACTGGCGACAGCGGGAATATATTTGATCCTAGATGTGAACTCACCCATGGAAAATCAGCATTTAAATAGATATCAACCATGGACCACTTATAATGAAATCTATCTGGAGCACGTACTCAAGGTCGTTGAACAGTTCTCACATTACGACAATACATTGGGATTTTTTGCTGGTAATGAGATTGTAAATGATGAGCAGTCGGCTAAGCATTCGCCGCCTTATATCAAGGCAGTTGTCAAGGATATGAAAAAATACATCAAGAAAAACTCTCCACGGATAATACCAGTTGGTTATTCAGCAGCAGACGATCTTTTCTACCGAGTTCCTCTATCTTACTATCTAGAGTGCTGTGAAGATCCCGATGACGACATCAGTGTCGACTTTTATGGTGTCAATTCGTACCAATGGTGTGGAGTCCAAACAATGGAATCCTCGGGTTACGATGAGCTTGTTGAAGCTTACAAGAATTTTACCAAACCAGTGTTTTTCTCTGAGTTTGGCTGCAATGAAGTTCTACCCAGGcaattcgatgaaattaaaGCCCTTTACTCGAAGGATATGTGCGGTATCTTCAGCGGAGGTCTGCTATATGAATTTACACAAGGCCCTAACAATTATGGGCTTGTCGATTTGGACTCTGATGGTAACGTGCGGCTGCTGGACGACTTTACTACACTAAAAAATCATTATAATACCACCAAGATGCCCTCTAAGAGTGATTTGGAACAAGCCATTACTGCTGACAATACACTGACTAAACTAGACGAATCGCAAAGAAACGTGGCAATCTGTCAGAAGAGTTAcgagaatttgaagattgacGGAAAAGTTGCCAGTGGTCTTGCCGACAATctcatcaagaaaggtGTGACAGTGGATCATGGAAACTATGTTGACTTGAACGACGACGACTTGACtacaaaatttgaaatattaAACGCTAACGGTGACGAATGGAAGGGTTCAAAGAGTATTAGAAAGGTCAACCACATGACTGCCTCCGAAAGATCGAG
- the RFA2 gene encoding Rfa2p (similar to Saccharomyces cerevisiae RFA2 (YNL312W); ancestral locus Anc_3.33): MATYQPYNEYSSVGGGDGGGFETTDQRPNSSESGGAQGRFTTLTPVTIKQILQSQQQVQDGPFVIDQQELFHVSFVGVVRNIVDETSNVRLTIEDGTGQIDVKKWSADPNDVAASQDENLKKNYSSQVAQQYHIGTYVKVFGALKEFGGKQHVQYALIKNIESFNEVITHHLEVIKWFTISNGKFSPSKANADEQATTSNNGPSLFVRESDSHDTGNPLQRVLAFCREQCAGKDPNNFAVQVQLIAQSLNLDETTVRDCCTTLTEQGFIYPTINDSKFFALTS; this comes from the exons ATGGCTA CTTATCAACCATATAACGAATATTCGTCCGTTGGAGGAGGTGATGGGGGTGGATTCGAGACAACTGATCAGAGACCCAATTCTAGCGAATCGGGTGGGGCACAGGGACGTTTCACGACACTGACTCCCGTTACTATTAAGCAGATTTTGCAGTCACAACAACAGGTGCAGGATGGACCATTTGTGATAGATCAACAGGAATTATTCCACGTTTCGTTCGTCGGTGTCGTAAGGAATATTGTTGATGAGACTTCTAATGTTAGATTGACTATAGAAGATGGGACCGGCCAGATTGATGTCAAGAAATGGAGTGCAGATCCAAACGACGTCGCTGCGAGCCAGGACGaaaatctcaagaagaattatAGTTCTCAAGTTGCGCAACAGTACCATATCGGGACCTACGTAAAAGTTTTCGGTGCATTGAAGGAGTTTGGTGGGAAACAACATGTACAATACgctttgatcaaaaatattGAGTCCTTCAACGAGGTAATAACGCATCATTTGGAAGTCATCAAATGGTTTACAATTTCTAACGGTAAgttttcaccttcaaagGCTAATGCAGACGAGCAGGCTACTACCAGTAACAACGGACCTTCACTATTCGTTAGAGAATCAGATTCCCACGATACGGGCAACCCACTACAAAGAGTATTGGCGTTCTGTAGAGAACAGTGTGCGGGCAAAGATCCAAATAATTTTGCTGTTCAAGTGCAACTAATCGCTCAATCGCTGAACCTCGATGAGACGACCGTCAGAGATTGTTGCACAACTTTGACTGAACAAGGCTTTATCTATCCTACCATCAATGACAGCAAATTCTTCGCGTTGACGTCTTAA